GGTTAAAGCTATCCCTGGATAGCGTTCTTTTCGGGATAGGCGACGACGAGCCGGTGGAATTGCTCCGGGATAAAAGCGGCAAAGGGCACAAAGTCCTAGCGTACCCACTCCCGCAATTCAAGCTAGAACTACGTTTGAATTTCCAGAAAACCTTGGAACCGCTCTGCTTTTGCCCGTCCGATGAGGATTCTAACGTTTCCGGTTTGGTTTCGCCGGAATTTTCCTTCTTGTCCTGGTTTTGCGACGCCGACGccgacggcggcggcggaggaggagtTTTTGGTGGCTGCGGCGCTTTTGGTGGGTCCTGCTTTCGCGGCGGACCACCCATTCTCCGCTTGATCTCAATGGGGAGAATTTTGCCGTTGAAGAAAAGCTCGTCGGCGGAAGATGAGTCGAGGTCGAAACTTTCGCGAAAAACACAGAAATCGAAATCCATGCTGGACGAGGAGGAGCTGGATCGAACGTATTGTTCGACGGGGACGATTTCGGCTTGAGAAATGTCGTGGGAGAAAGATATCCTGGGACTCAAACCCAAACTCGGATCCTCCGAACAAACTTCCATCGCCATTTCTTTTAGGTGTAGATAGAAAACTTGGGTTTAGGAAATTAAAGCAAACTACTTGGGACTTGAGAGTGATGATATGAAGGATGACATGCTTCAATCCTGCATTCGTGTATTTGTGTgtcacagagagagagagagagagagagagagaga
This portion of the Ipomoea triloba cultivar NCNSP0323 chromosome 5, ASM357664v1 genome encodes:
- the LOC116020707 gene encoding uncharacterized protein LOC116020707 — protein: MAMEVCSEDPSLGLSPRISFSHDISQAEIVPVEQYVRSSSSSSSMDFDFCVFRESFDLDSSSADELFFNGKILPIEIKRRMGGPPRKQDPPKAPQPPKTPPPPPPSASASQNQDKKENSGETKPETLESSSDGQKQSGSKVFWKFKRSSSLNCGSGYARTLCPLPLLSRSNSTGSSSPIPKRTLSRDSFNLKHQSHKSSSSCSASSTKHNLFSASNHKPPSKKFQASSSSYSSNGVRVNPVLNVPPANLFGLGSMFSHGKDKNKKK